The Eggerthella guodeyinii sequence ATCGAATAGTCCCACAGGGACCCCCTTTCTTAACCGCGAACACAGTATACCCTGTTTAGTGTTTCACGTGAAACACTCGTCCAAAATGTTTCACGTGAAACATTCGAAGGATGCTAGAACCAATAGTGTTTCACGTGAAACAAATATCGAAACCACGTTCGAAACGTAGGCAAACGGCGTGAGATTCGCATCGGCTGCACGTTGGAACCCTGCCATCTGCGCGTGAAACCATGCAGGTACAATACTAGGTAAGGAAAGTGAGGTAGCTGATGAATACTACACGGCGTCAATTGCTCGCTCAGCGGGCAAGCACTATGCGTAAACAGATGACATACGCAGAACGGCAGCTCTGGTTCTCATTCTTGCGGGAGTACCCTACGCCATTCGTGGCGCAAAAAGTCATCGGATCGTACATTGTCGATTTCTATTGCCGCAAAGCACGTCTGAGCATAGAGCTCGACGGCGACAGCCATTATACCAAAGGGCAGAAGGAATACGATCGCATACGCACCACGTACCTGGAGATGATGGAAATCAAAGAATTACGGTTTACGAACAACGACATCATTGAGAACCTCGAAGGCGTGTGCGAAGTCATCCACGCTGAGGTTCTCAATCGACGCAACGATATCCAGGAGAATGAAAGCCTGTTCCAACAGATGAAAGGAAAATGCTAGAACGACGCTAGATTCGCGAATGTTTCACGTGAAACATTAGAGCGGTCGTTTTTGAGCCATTCCAGTCTTACGCGGCAGGTTGATTTGAGGACGCCCAGATTTCTCGAAGGAGATAATACGACGGCGAGCATCGCCAAGTTCGACAGCACGATCGGAAACAAGGCTCATACCCAAGCGTTCTTGGAGCGAAAGCGCATGCTGCAACTCCTCGTCCGAAACGTTCGCTTTGTAGCAAACCAGCCGTCCGCCGTCCTGCAACAAAGGACTCGCAAGTTCCATGAGCACCGAGAGCTGCGCGAGCGCACGGGCCGTGACGACAGCGAACACCCCGGCCTTCTCGCGCGCGAGGTCTTCGATGCGCCCTGTGTACACTTCGACGTTATCAAGCCCTAGCTCTTCCACCATCGACGCGAGGATCGCGGTCTTCTTCCCAACGGAATCGGCGAGCAGCGTCGCGCGTCCGCTTTCGATCG is a genomic window containing:
- a CDS encoding endonuclease domain-containing protein; this translates as MNTTRRQLLAQRASTMRKQMTYAERQLWFSFLREYPTPFVAQKVIGSYIVDFYCRKARLSIELDGDSHYTKGQKEYDRIRTTYLEMMEIKELRFTNNDIIENLEGVCEVIHAEVLNRRNDIQENESLFQQMKGKC
- the rsmG gene encoding 16S rRNA (guanine(527)-N(7))-methyltransferase RsmG, whose translation is MHDDLLKRHLELVIEANKTTNITRISTWDEGMLLHVEDSLVGLPEVEEAPEGRLVDIGSGAGYPGIPLAIESGRATLLADSVGKKTAILASMVEELGLDNVEVYTGRIEDLAREKAGVFAVVTARALAQLSVLMELASPLLQDGGRLVCYKANVSDEELQHALSLQERLGMSLVSDRAVELGDARRRIISFEKSGRPQINLPRKTGMAQKRPL